Proteins from one Panicum virgatum strain AP13 chromosome 7K, P.virgatum_v5, whole genome shotgun sequence genomic window:
- the LOC120642752 gene encoding anthocyanin regulatory R-S protein-like: MALSASLVRQEVPPGRQLRNQLAAAARSINWSYALFWSISSTQPGILTWTDGFYNGEVKTRKIANSAELTAEQLVMQRSEQLRELYEALLSGDCDRRAARPVASLSLEDLGDTEWYYVVCMTYAFRPGQGLPGRSFASNEHVWLCNAQHADSKAFPRALLAKGASIQTIVCIPLMSGVLELGTTDPVVEDPDLVSRATASFWEMQFPACSEEPSSSPAANETGKAADIIVLEDLDHNAMETMIAGGQELDESESLSNATLEHITKEIDEFYSLCEEMDVQPLEDSWIMDGSFQVPSSPVSSPQPAAGASTNDAAISSTPVGGSRVTSFTAWTRSASDSGEVAVLVIEEPQKLLKKVVTGGAWANNGGGGTTTTTQEGGIIKNHVISERKRREKLNEMFLVLKSLVPSINKVNKASILAETIAYLKELQRRVHELESSREPISRPSETRRLTKRHDDGIARKKVSAGSKRKGSELGGDMEREQPWGPSKDGTSNVTVTVSDKDVLLEVQCRWEELLMTRVFDAIKSFHLDVLSVQASAPDGFMGLKIRAQFASSAAVVPWMISEALRKAIGK, from the exons AATCCTGACGTGGACGGACGGGTTCTACAACGGCGAGGTGAAGACGAGGAAGATCGCCAACTCGGCGGAGCTGACAGCCGAGCAGCTCGTCATGCAGAGAAGCGAGCAGCTGCGGGAGCTCTACGAGGCCCTCCTCTCCGGCGACTgcgaccgccgcgccgcgcggccggTGGCGTCGCTGTCGCTGGAGGACCTCGGCGACACCGAGTGGTACTACGTCGTCTGCATGACCTACGCCTTCCGTCCTGGCCAAGG GTTGCCGGGCAGGAGCTTCGCCAGCAACGAACACGTCTGGCTGTGCAACGCTCAACACGCCGACAGCAAAGCCTTCCCCCGCGCGCTCCTGGCGAAG GGAGCGTCCATTCAG ACAATTGTCTGCATCCCGCTTATGAGTGGCGTTCTTGAGCTGGGCACAACTGATCCG GTGGTGGAGGACCCAGACTTGGTAAGCCGAGCCACTGCATCTTTCTGGGAGATGCAGTTCCCGGCATGCTCGGAGGAGCCGAGCTCCAGCCCGGCAGCAAACGAAACCGGCAAGGCCGCCGACATTATTGTGTTGGAGGACCTCGATCACAATGCCATGGAAACGATGATCGCCGGTGGGCAGGAGCTGGACGAATCGGAGAGCCTGTCAAATGCAACTCTCGAGCACATCACCAAGGAAATCGACGAATTCTACAGCCTCTGCGAGGAAATGGACGTGCAGCCACTCGAGGATAGCTGGATCATGGACGGGTCTTTCCAAGTCCCCTCTTCGCCGGTTTCTtcgccgcagccggcggcgggggcttcTACTAACGATGCCGCCATCTCAAGCACGCCCGTGGGTGGCTCTCGCGTGACGAGTTTTACGGCTTGGACGAGATCGGCGTCGGACTCCGGTGAGGTGGCTGTGCTGGTCATCGAAGAGCCGCAGAAGTTGCTGAAGAAAGTGGTGACCGGTGGAGCTTGGGCGAACAACGGTGGCGGAggcacgacgacgacgacccaaGAAGGTGGCATCATCAAGAACCACGTCATATCGGAGAGAAAGCGGCGAGAGAAGCTCAACGAGATGTTCCTCGTTCTCAAGTCATTGGTTCCCTCCATTAACAAG GTGAACAAAGCATCCATCCTTGCCGAAACGATAGCCTACCTGAAGGAGCTTCAGCGAAGGGTACACGAGCTGGAATCCAGCAGGGAACCCATCTCGCGCCCATCTGAAACAAGAAGGCTTACAAAGAGGCATGACGATGGCATCGCCAGGAAGAAAGTCTCTGCAGGATCCAAGAGGAAGGGTTCGGAGCTCGGCGGTGACATGGAGAGGGAGCAACCATGGGGCCCCTCCAAGGACGGCACGAGCAATGTCACCGTCACCGTCTCGGACAAGGACGTGCTCCTGGAGGTGCAGTGCCGGTGGGAGGAGCTGCTCATGACGCGAGTGTTCGATGCCATCAAGAGCTTCCATTTGGACGTTCTCTCGGTTCAGGCATCGGCACCAGATGGATTCATGGGGCTGAAGATACGAGCTCAG TTTGCCAGCTCAGCTGCCGTTGTGCCCTGGATGATCAGCGAGGCCCTGCGTAAAGCTATAGGGAAGTGA
- the LOC120642753 gene encoding 5-amino-6-(5-phospho-D-ribitylamino)uracil phosphatase, chloroplastic-like has protein sequence MFSSISLLGSSQQPALKFYRKCSPNNPHFALTMHSVAKSMGKAMIMKRARMKPHATDIKRNPQAHELYKLVYRLPENLSWLLAPPEIPKRPASKKIKQKDEMVTGKFGVILEWEGVVVEDDDPDLEPRVWYVLSLEEAKSFPPDALLKEIEGMGTEQAISEVLCWSEDPEEIKRLAAQKVVIYQMLRGGYYQLRPGVLDFLNTLVDFEIPIAIASLRSRKSLEEGIKIVGLQGYFDAIIALEDFCLGKPDGEMFEVAAEQLGLDPDVCVVFGNSNLTTESAYTAGMKCVAVAGRHPAYELQGANHVVRWLDQLSIVDLLRLVNGEVIGRRGRESDKDMEIVIEE, from the coding sequence ATGTTCTCATCTATCAGCTTATTGGGAAGCTCTCAGCAGCCTGCTCTCAAGTTTTACAGAAAATGCTCGCCAAATAACCCACACTTTGCACTGACCATGCATTCAGTTGCGAAGTCCATGGGTAAAGCTATGATTATGAAGAGGGCACGGATGAAGCCACATGCCACAGACATCAAGAGAAACCCCCAGGCCCATGAGCTTTACAAATTGGTTTATAGACTTCCTGAAAACCTTAGCTGGCTTTTGGCGCCACCAGAAATCCCTAAAAGACCAGCCTCAAAGAAGATAAAACAGAAGGATGAAATGGTGACTGGTAAGTTTGGTGTGATCTTGGAGTGGGAGGGAGTTGTCGTGGAAGATGACGATCCAGACTTGGAGCCCCGGGTTTGGTATGTTCTATCACTTGAAGAGGCAAAGTCTTTCCCTCCGGATGCATTGCTGAAGGAAATTGAGGGAATGGGAACTGAGCAGGCTATTTCAGAAGTCTTATGTTGGTCAGAAGATCCAGAAGAAATTAAAAGGTTGGCAGCACAAAAAGTGGTAATATATCAAATGCTCCGAGGAGGATACTACCAACTGCGACCAGGTGTCCTTGATTTCTTGAACACCCTTGTGGATTTTGAAATTCCAATAGCAATTGCTAGTCTTCGCTCACGGAAGAGCCTTGAAGAAGGTATTAAAATTGTTGGTCTGCAAGGCTACTTCGATGCTATAATTGCATTAGAGGATTTCTGCCTAGGGAAACCTGATGGTGAGATGTTTGAGGTCGCAGCAGAGCAACTTGGTCTTGACCCAGATGTTTGTGTTGTGTTTGGTAATTCAAACTTAACGACAGAATCTGCATATACTGCTGGGATGAAGTGTGTGGCAGTTGCAGGCCGACACCCTGCCTATGAGCTCCAAGGAGCAAACCATGTTGTGAGATGGCTTGATCAACTCTCTATTGTTGATTTACTTAGGCTTGTCAATGGTGAGGTTATTGGTCGCAGGGGCAGAGAATCCGACAAGGATATGGAGATTGTGATTGAGGAATGA